The Chryseobacterium sp. 52 genome includes a region encoding these proteins:
- a CDS encoding AMP-binding protein: MPLSYVYGASMIPLLGQTIGGNLKKTVEKYPNQEALVCVHQDYRATYQEFYNQTTAVSKALIFLGAKAGDRIGIWASNRYEWVLLQYATARIGTILVNINPAYRTHELTYVINQSGIRFIFSSLSFKTSNYKEMVEYAKEVCPTLEHEIFFDDNWEDFLNNGQNISDDTLHSFEEHVQFDDPVNIQYTSGTTGFPKGVTLSHHNILNNGYFIGIRLKYSQKDRVCIPVPFYHCFGMVIGNMCCTAHGACMVIPNDSFDPDITLKTVSDEKCTSLYGVPTMFIAELAAKDFDTYDFSNLRTGVMAGSVCPPEIMKKVENLMNIKEMSICYGMTETSPVSTQTLIGTPLEKQVSTVGTVQDHLEIKIIDENGKTLERGEHGELCTRGYSVMLKYWNDPENTKKVLDDARWMHTGDMAVMDENGYITISGRIKDLIIRGGENISPKEIEDFLYTYPNILDVQIIGIPSEKFGEEVMAWVKVRKGFDVTETELLEYCTGRIAHYKVPKYWKFVDEFPMTISGKIRKVEMREISMKELELETFKQRS, translated from the coding sequence ATGCCATTATCTTACGTCTATGGAGCCTCCATGATTCCATTACTGGGACAAACTATCGGAGGAAATCTAAAAAAGACCGTTGAAAAATACCCCAACCAGGAAGCTTTAGTCTGTGTTCATCAGGATTACCGAGCTACTTATCAGGAGTTTTACAATCAGACAACAGCTGTTTCAAAGGCTTTAATTTTTTTAGGCGCAAAAGCCGGGGACCGAATCGGAATCTGGGCTTCAAACCGTTATGAGTGGGTTCTTCTTCAATATGCTACAGCCCGGATAGGAACTATACTGGTCAATATCAATCCGGCTTACAGAACACACGAACTTACCTATGTCATCAACCAATCCGGAATTCGTTTTATTTTTTCTTCTTTAAGCTTTAAAACAAGCAATTATAAAGAAATGGTAGAATATGCCAAGGAAGTATGTCCTACTCTGGAACACGAAATTTTCTTTGATGACAACTGGGAAGATTTTCTAAACAACGGACAGAATATTTCGGATGATACCCTTCACAGCTTTGAGGAACATGTACAGTTTGACGATCCCGTGAATATTCAGTATACCTCCGGAACAACAGGATTCCCGAAAGGCGTTACACTTTCCCATCACAACATTTTAAATAACGGATACTTTATCGGTATCCGCTTAAAGTACTCTCAGAAAGACCGTGTTTGCATTCCGGTACCATTTTATCACTGTTTTGGAATGGTGATCGGAAATATGTGCTGCACGGCTCACGGCGCATGTATGGTGATCCCCAATGACAGTTTTGATCCGGATATTACGTTAAAGACCGTTTCTGATGAAAAATGCACTTCTTTATACGGAGTTCCAACTATGTTTATCGCTGAACTGGCAGCTAAGGATTTTGACACCTATGATTTTTCAAACTTAAGGACTGGCGTTATGGCAGGATCTGTCTGTCCGCCTGAGATCATGAAAAAGGTGGAAAACCTTATGAATATTAAAGAAATGAGCATCTGTTATGGAATGACGGAAACCTCGCCTGTTTCCACACAAACCCTGATAGGAACACCTTTGGAAAAGCAGGTCAGTACGGTAGGTACTGTCCAGGATCATCTTGAGATCAAAATCATTGACGAAAACGGAAAGACCCTGGAGCGTGGCGAACATGGTGAACTCTGTACCAGAGGCTATTCTGTAATGCTGAAATACTGGAATGATCCGGAAAATACGAAAAAGGTACTGGATGATGCCCGATGGATGCATACCGGCGATATGGCTGTAATGGATGAAAACGGATATATTACCATTTCCGGAAGGATCAAAGACCTGATTATTCGTGGCGGTGAAAATATTTCGCCTAAAGAGATCGAAGACTTTTTATACACCTATCCGAATATTCTGGATGTACAGATCATCGGGATTCCCAGTGAAAAATTCGGGGAAGAAGTGATGGCGTGGGTAAAAGTCAGAAAAGGCTTTGATGTGACGGAAACTGAACTTTTGGAATACTGTACCGGAAGAATTGCCCATTACAAAGTTCCCAAATACTGGAAGTTTGTAGATGAATTTCCAATGACCATCTCCGGAAAAATAAGAAAAGTAGAAATGCGGGAAATTTCAATGAAAGAACTTGAACTGGAAACATTCAAACAGCGTTCTTAA
- a CDS encoding RNA polymerase sigma factor: MTSREKEFAQLIKDNQGLIIKVSRLYTNSLEDEEDLFQEIVLQLWRSYDSFKGNSKISTWMYRVALNTAITLFRKKSKSLPTNELDINHRDFVEDDDEKQQQISLLYTVIKTLPNVERAIVMMYLDDLPYKDIAENLGITEVNARVKMNRLKKTLKEQMEKYA; this comes from the coding sequence ATGACTTCCAGAGAAAAAGAATTTGCGCAGCTTATCAAAGATAATCAGGGACTGATTATCAAAGTTTCGCGTCTGTATACCAATTCTCTTGAAGATGAAGAGGACTTGTTTCAGGAGATCGTACTACAGCTTTGGAGAAGCTACGATTCCTTTAAAGGGAACTCTAAAATTTCTACGTGGATGTACCGCGTAGCCCTTAATACAGCCATTACTCTTTTCAGAAAAAAAAGCAAAAGCCTTCCTACGAACGAGCTGGACATCAACCATAGGGATTTTGTGGAGGATGATGATGAAAAGCAGCAGCAGATTTCACTTCTGTATACTGTGATCAAAACCCTGCCCAATGTAGAAAGAGCGATTGTAATGATGTATCTTGACGACCTGCCCTATAAGGATATTGCAGAAAACCTCGGGATCACCGAAGTCAATGCGCGCGTGAAAATGAACAGATTAAAGAAAACCCTTAAAGAACAGATGGAAAAATATGCCTGA
- a CDS encoding GIY-YIG nuclease family protein — protein MENLRTKVHEACYLKMKQYFVYILKCSDGSYYTGVTHDIEVRLTQHQSGKFSESYTHKRRPVELVFFCEFNDATQAILFEKQVKGWSRKKKEAIINENWEKLKELSVCQNKSHSDNFENKKASTPPSLTN, from the coding sequence ATGGAAAATCTGCGAACGAAAGTTCACGAAGCCTGTTATCTTAAAATGAAGCAATATTTTGTATATATTTTAAAATGTTCCGACGGCTCTTATTATACAGGAGTTACCCATGATATTGAGGTCAGATTGACTCAGCATCAGTCCGGAAAATTCTCTGAAAGCTATACTCACAAAAGAAGACCGGTTGAACTAGTCTTCTTTTGTGAATTTAATGACGCTACTCAGGCTATTTTATTTGAAAAACAAGTGAAAGGTTGGAGCCGAAAGAAAAAAGAAGCAATTATCAATGAAAATTGGGAAAAGCTGAAAGAATTATCTGTTTGCCAGAATAAGAGCCATTCTGATAATTTTGAAAATAAAAAGGCTTCGACTCCGCCCAGCCTGACAAATTAA
- the asnS gene encoding asparagine--tRNA ligase, translating into MKKQTIKEILQDYKKVLHHDITVYGWVRAFRSNRFIALNDGSTINNLQIVVDFENFSEEIISKISTASSLKIVGEVVESQGAGQTVEIVAKKIIILGDNFTEERDKTILQPKKHSLEVLRDQAHLRFRTNLFGAVFRVRHAVSFAVHSFFNKNQFFYINTPVITGADAEGAGEMFGVTNFDLNNIPRGEDGEIDFAQDFFGKKTNLTVSGQLEGETAAMGLGRIYTFGPTFRAENSNTTRHLAEFWMVEPEVAFNNLEDNIDLAEDFLKYVIQYVLENCKDDLDFLDKRFAEEQKSKPEKDRAKEGLIEKLENVIAKRFKRVSYTEAIEILLNSKENKKGKFQYPIEEWGTDLQSEHERFLVEKHFECPVVLFDYPKEIKAFYMKLNDDNKTVAAMDVLFPGIGEIIGGSEREARLDVLKQKMADMHVDEHELWWYLDTRRFGSVPHAGFGLGLERLVLFVTGMTNIRDVIPFPRTPKSAEF; encoded by the coding sequence ATGAAAAAGCAGACGATTAAAGAAATCCTACAGGATTACAAAAAAGTATTACATCATGACATTACAGTTTACGGTTGGGTAAGAGCTTTCCGTTCAAATCGCTTTATTGCGCTTAATGATGGTTCTACAATTAATAATTTGCAGATAGTTGTTGATTTTGAAAATTTTAGTGAAGAAATCATTAGCAAAATAAGTACAGCCAGTTCTCTTAAAATAGTAGGGGAAGTGGTAGAAAGTCAGGGAGCTGGACAGACTGTGGAAATTGTTGCTAAAAAAATTATTATTTTAGGAGATAACTTTACAGAAGAAAGAGATAAAACGATCTTACAACCAAAGAAACATTCATTGGAAGTTTTAAGAGATCAGGCCCATTTAAGATTCAGAACCAATTTATTTGGAGCTGTTTTCAGAGTGCGTCATGCCGTGAGTTTTGCTGTGCATTCATTCTTTAACAAAAATCAATTCTTCTATATCAATACACCTGTTATTACGGGAGCTGATGCAGAAGGAGCAGGTGAAATGTTTGGGGTAACCAACTTTGATCTGAACAATATTCCAAGAGGAGAAGATGGGGAAATAGATTTTGCACAGGATTTCTTTGGAAAGAAAACAAACTTAACGGTTTCCGGACAGCTTGAAGGGGAGACTGCAGCCATGGGATTGGGAAGAATTTATACTTTCGGACCTACTTTCCGTGCTGAAAACTCTAACACAACCCGTCACCTTGCAGAATTCTGGATGGTGGAGCCTGAAGTGGCTTTCAATAACCTTGAAGATAACATCGACTTAGCAGAAGATTTCCTAAAGTATGTGATTCAATATGTTTTAGAAAACTGTAAAGATGATCTTGATTTCTTAGACAAGCGTTTTGCAGAAGAGCAAAAATCGAAACCTGAAAAAGACAGAGCGAAAGAAGGTCTTATTGAAAAATTAGAAAATGTTATTGCCAAACGTTTCAAGAGAGTAAGCTATACAGAAGCAATTGAGATCTTATTGAACTCAAAAGAAAATAAAAAAGGAAAATTCCAGTATCCTATCGAAGAATGGGGAACTGACCTTCAGTCTGAACACGAAAGATTTTTGGTTGAAAAACACTTCGAATGCCCGGTTGTATTATTTGACTACCCGAAAGAAATCAAAGCATTCTATATGAAGCTGAATGATGACAATAAGACCGTTGCAGCAATGGACGTTCTTTTCCCGGGAATCGGAGAAATCATCGGAGGATCTGAAAGAGAAGCAAGATTAGATGTATTAAAACAGAAAATGGCAGATATGCATGTAGATGAGCATGAACTGTGGTGGTACCTTGATACCCGAAGGTTCGGTTCTGTACCGCATGCAGGTTTTGGATTAGGATTGGAAAGACTGGTTCTTTTTGTAACAGGAATGACCAATATCAGAGATGTGATTCCTTTCCCTAGAACACCGAAAAGCGCTGAATTCTAG
- a CDS encoding beta-carotene 15,15'-monooxygenase, whose protein sequence is MPDFDLDSFKKTWQEQPVQQKYDSTEILQMLNKKSRNYVKYIFWISVAEFLFFSVLGLFYFFQDEESDSFRKILEKLGAQKSPEIETNFDHAYLAIKILSLLITAYFVLKFYQNYRKIKIEENLKGLIIRIIKFKKTVNAFILISIALLVAFTFVFTAFIFYVLNSQNVQPDNSNLIIVIIGIIVSTVLCVLLIWLYYRLVYGIIIRKLDRNLKQLKDIESQEN, encoded by the coding sequence ATGCCTGATTTTGATTTAGACAGCTTTAAGAAAACATGGCAGGAGCAGCCTGTTCAGCAGAAGTATGACAGCACTGAGATCCTTCAGATGCTGAATAAAAAGTCACGTAATTATGTGAAATATATTTTCTGGATCAGTGTGGCCGAATTTTTATTTTTTTCCGTTCTGGGATTATTTTATTTCTTCCAGGATGAGGAGTCGGATAGTTTCCGTAAGATATTAGAAAAATTGGGAGCCCAGAAATCCCCTGAAATAGAAACCAATTTTGATCATGCTTATTTAGCCATAAAAATATTAAGCCTTCTGATCACCGCTTATTTTGTATTGAAGTTTTATCAGAATTACCGCAAAATAAAGATTGAAGAAAACCTTAAAGGTCTCATCATACGAATCATCAAATTCAAAAAAACGGTCAATGCTTTTATTCTGATCAGCATTGCGTTGCTGGTTGCTTTTACCTTTGTATTCACGGCGTTTATATTTTATGTACTGAATTCTCAAAATGTACAGCCGGACAATTCCAACCTCATTATTGTCATTATCGGGATTATTGTAAGTACTGTATTGTGTGTCTTACTGATCTGGCTTTACTACAGACTTGTCTATGGAATTATAATCAGAAAACTGGATAGAAATTTAAAACAGCTAAAAGATATTGAATCTCAGGAAAATTAG
- a CDS encoding valine--tRNA ligase translates to MQISEKYNPQETEQKWYNFWMENNYFHSEPNEKPPYTVVIPPPNVTGILHMGHMLNNTIQDVLVRRARMQGFNACWIPGTDHASIATEAKVVAKLKSEGVNKSDITREEFLKHAWEWTDKYGGTILEQLKKLGCSCDWDRTRFTMEPKLSEQVIKSFVDLYNKGLIYRGYRMVNWDPEAKTNISDEEVIFKEQNGKLYFLKYKIEGSEEFLSVATTRPETIFGDTAVCINPNDERYAHLKGKNVIVPIVNRVIPIIEDDYVDIEFGTGALKITPAHDTNDYEIGQKHQLKMIDALDDDGNLNEHGLHYAGKNRFDVRKQIAKELQEKDLLLKAEDYVNKVGTSERTGAVIEPKVSVQWFLKMSEMAPPALEVVMNDEVKFYPEKFKNTYKHWMENIRDWNISRQLWWGQQIPAFYYGDGENDFVVAENIEQALVLAKEKTGNSDLETSGLRQDEDALDTWFSSWLWPMSVFDGLLDPENKDINYYYPTSDLVTGPDIIFFWVARMIMAGLEYRKEVPFKNVYFTGIVRDSQRRKMSKSLGNSPDPLELMDKYGADGVRVGILLSSAAGNDLLFDEDLMLQGRNFMTKIWSAFRLINMWNHEDKPANSTEIQTIEWFENQLNKSIAEINDQFEKFRISDALHLIQKLIKEDFCGWYLEAIKPNYGEGISKEVYTKTVALFEELMKLVHPFMPFQSEEIWQTISERNRDEALVIAQQKKEEAFNEDIIKNFETASEVISGVRNYRQTKGISPKETVEIYTNALEFANESVIKKLANVSDIHFGTKTDKPSFTFLIGATEVSIPLSENLDLGEEKIKTEEELKYLKGFLISVDKKLSNEKFVANAKPEVVDIERQKQKDAQDKIAILEEKLKSL, encoded by the coding sequence ATGCAGATTTCAGAAAAGTACAATCCACAGGAAACAGAACAGAAATGGTACAACTTCTGGATGGAAAACAACTACTTCCATTCAGAGCCTAATGAGAAACCACCATATACCGTGGTAATTCCTCCGCCAAACGTAACGGGGATATTACACATGGGACATATGTTGAACAATACCATTCAAGATGTTCTCGTCCGCCGTGCAAGAATGCAGGGCTTTAATGCCTGCTGGATTCCGGGCACAGATCACGCTTCAATTGCCACTGAAGCTAAAGTTGTTGCTAAACTGAAGTCTGAAGGGGTCAATAAATCAGATATTACCCGTGAAGAATTCTTAAAACATGCCTGGGAATGGACGGACAAATATGGAGGAACCATTCTTGAACAGCTGAAAAAACTGGGTTGTTCTTGTGACTGGGACAGAACCCGTTTCACAATGGAGCCTAAACTCTCTGAGCAGGTTATTAAAAGTTTTGTAGACCTATATAATAAAGGACTGATCTACAGAGGCTACAGAATGGTTAACTGGGATCCGGAAGCAAAGACCAATATCTCAGATGAAGAAGTAATATTCAAAGAACAGAACGGAAAATTATATTTCCTTAAATATAAAATTGAAGGTTCGGAAGAATTTTTGTCAGTTGCTACAACGCGTCCCGAAACTATTTTCGGGGATACAGCGGTATGTATCAATCCTAATGACGAGAGATATGCTCATCTGAAAGGTAAAAATGTAATTGTCCCGATTGTTAACAGAGTAATTCCTATTATTGAAGACGATTATGTAGACATTGAATTTGGAACAGGAGCGTTGAAAATTACCCCTGCCCATGATACCAATGACTATGAAATCGGGCAAAAACATCAGTTAAAAATGATTGATGCTTTAGATGATGACGGAAACCTGAATGAGCACGGTTTACATTACGCCGGAAAAAACAGATTTGATGTAAGAAAGCAGATCGCAAAAGAATTACAGGAAAAAGATCTTTTACTGAAAGCGGAAGATTATGTGAATAAAGTAGGAACATCAGAAAGAACTGGGGCAGTTATAGAGCCTAAAGTTTCTGTTCAGTGGTTTCTGAAAATGTCTGAAATGGCGCCTCCTGCTTTAGAAGTTGTGATGAATGATGAGGTTAAATTCTATCCTGAAAAATTCAAAAATACCTACAAGCACTGGATGGAAAACATCCGTGACTGGAATATTTCCCGTCAGCTTTGGTGGGGACAGCAGATTCCTGCATTCTACTATGGTGATGGCGAAAATGATTTCGTAGTTGCAGAAAATATAGAACAGGCCTTAGTTTTAGCTAAAGAAAAAACAGGGAATTCAGATCTTGAAACTTCAGGTCTGAGACAGGACGAAGATGCCCTTGATACCTGGTTCTCATCTTGGTTATGGCCAATGTCTGTATTTGATGGATTGCTTGATCCGGAAAATAAAGATATCAACTATTATTACCCAACATCTGATCTGGTTACTGGTCCGGATATTATTTTCTTCTGGGTAGCCAGAATGATTATGGCGGGACTGGAATACAGAAAAGAAGTTCCTTTTAAAAATGTTTATTTTACAGGGATTGTAAGAGACAGCCAGAGAAGAAAGATGTCAAAATCTTTAGGAAACTCACCGGATCCATTGGAATTAATGGATAAATATGGGGCAGATGGGGTTCGTGTAGGAATTTTATTAAGCTCTGCGGCAGGAAATGACCTTCTTTTTGATGAAGATTTAATGCTTCAGGGAAGAAACTTTATGACCAAGATCTGGAGTGCTTTCCGATTGATCAATATGTGGAATCATGAAGATAAGCCTGCCAATTCCACAGAAATTCAGACTATAGAATGGTTTGAAAATCAATTGAATAAATCAATTGCTGAAATTAATGATCAGTTTGAAAAATTCAGAATTTCAGATGCTTTACATTTAATTCAAAAATTAATTAAAGAAGATTTCTGCGGTTGGTATCTGGAAGCCATTAAACCAAATTATGGGGAAGGTATTTCTAAAGAGGTTTACACTAAAACGGTTGCGCTTTTTGAAGAATTAATGAAATTAGTTCATCCATTTATGCCTTTCCAGTCAGAAGAAATCTGGCAGACAATCTCTGAAAGAAATAGAGATGAAGCTTTGGTTATTGCTCAGCAGAAAAAAGAAGAAGCATTTAACGAAGATATTATTAAAAACTTCGAAACTGCATCGGAAGTTATTTCAGGAGTTAGAAATTACCGTCAGACAAAAGGCATTTCTCCAAAAGAAACTGTAGAAATTTATACAAACGCTTTGGAATTTGCGAATGAATCTGTTATTAAGAAATTAGCAAACGTTTCTGATATCCATTTCGGAACAAAAACGGATAAGCCAAGCTTTACATTCCTGATAGGGGCAACTGAAGTTTCAATTCCTTTGAGTGAAAACTTAGATTTGGGAGAAGAAAAAATCAAAACAGAAGAAGAATTAAAATATTTAAAAGGGTTCCTGATTTCTGTTGATAAAAAACTTTCCAATGAAAAGTTTGTAGCCAATGCGAAGCCTGAGGTTGTAGATATAGAACGTCAGAAGCAGAAAGATGCTCAGGATAAAATTGCTATTTTAGAAGAAAAGCTGAAAAGTTTGTAA
- a CDS encoding DUF1573 domain-containing protein, whose amino-acid sequence MKKLIAGIALLGTFALASAQTITFDKTTFDYGTIKPSADGTRFFTVTNTGDKPLILSNVKPSCGCTTPEFSQDPIMPGKSAKIKVGYNTTLNGPFNKMIEVFSNDPANSRSVIYIKGDVNANAPEPKPLTAEEQKAAAKAEKKAAKLAKKAAAK is encoded by the coding sequence ATGAAAAAATTAATTGCAGGAATTGCATTATTGGGAACATTTGCATTGGCATCTGCACAGACTATTACATTTGATAAAACTACTTTTGACTACGGTACTATCAAGCCAAGTGCTGACGGAACAAGATTCTTTACAGTAACAAATACTGGTGACAAGCCTTTGATCCTTTCTAATGTAAAACCTTCTTGTGGATGTACTACTCCTGAATTCAGCCAGGACCCAATCATGCCGGGAAAATCTGCTAAGATCAAAGTGGGATACAACACGACTCTTAACGGACCTTTCAACAAAATGATTGAAGTTTTCTCTAACGACCCTGCTAACAGCAGAAGCGTAATCTACATCAAAGGTGATGTAAATGCTAACGCTCCTGAGCCGAAGCCGTTAACAGCTGAAGAGCAAAAAGCAGCCGCTAAAGCTGAAAAGAAAGCCGCTAAACTTGCTAAAAAAGCAGCCGCAAAGTAA
- the rpoN gene encoding RNA polymerase factor sigma-54, with the protein MLKQHLQLKLGQKLAPQQIQLMKLIQLHTLEFEEELERELEENPALEIVKEDSKEDEFSSLEDAYQDEGTASIETDFDVNEYIYDDEPNYKTASSNYSPDDEEFDNESLLTEGQSLYDYLLEQIHLVNISDEDEKIAEYVIGNLDTDGYLRREIKAIVDDLAFSQGIYTTKEKVEDILENYIQKLDPSGVGARGLQECLLLQIEKKVSSDKAVSLAASILRHQFDALTNKHYNKIIQKYDIEEEDLKDALEEISKLSPKVGGNFDTQTITINQEIIPDFVIQVKDGLVIPMLNSKNAPTLRVSEEYKDILTTYSHDKNSSEHKQAALFIKQKLDAAKWYIDAINQRQNTLLQTITAIVKFQKDYFITGDEKSLKPMILKDVADITGFDISTISRVVKSKYADTSNGIVYLKDLFSDSLTNDDGEEVSTKEIKTHLQEVIGKENKRKPLTDDALVVILKEQGYNIARRTIAKYREQLNIPVARLRKEL; encoded by the coding sequence ATGCTTAAACAACACTTACAACTCAAGTTAGGACAGAAGCTGGCACCTCAGCAGATCCAGTTGATGAAGCTTATCCAGCTTCATACATTGGAATTCGAAGAGGAGCTGGAGAGAGAGCTAGAAGAGAATCCTGCTTTGGAAATTGTAAAAGAAGATTCTAAAGAAGACGAATTTTCTTCTCTTGAAGATGCTTATCAGGATGAAGGAACAGCAAGTATTGAAACAGATTTTGACGTCAACGAGTATATCTACGATGACGAACCCAACTATAAAACGGCATCCAGCAACTATTCTCCGGACGACGAAGAGTTCGATAACGAAAGCCTTCTGACAGAAGGACAGTCTTTATATGACTATCTGCTGGAACAGATCCATTTGGTGAACATCAGTGATGAAGACGAGAAGATTGCAGAATATGTGATCGGAAATCTGGATACAGATGGATACTTGAGGAGAGAGATCAAAGCTATCGTAGATGATTTGGCTTTCTCGCAGGGGATCTATACCACCAAAGAAAAAGTTGAAGATATCTTGGAGAACTATATCCAGAAGCTTGATCCATCAGGGGTTGGAGCAAGAGGCCTTCAGGAATGTTTATTACTTCAGATTGAGAAAAAAGTAAGCTCTGATAAAGCGGTTTCCCTTGCTGCCAGTATCTTAAGACATCAGTTTGATGCCCTTACCAATAAGCATTACAACAAGATCATTCAGAAGTATGATATAGAAGAAGAAGATCTTAAAGATGCCCTAGAAGAAATCTCTAAACTTTCCCCGAAAGTAGGAGGGAACTTCGATACACAGACCATCACGATTAATCAGGAAATTATTCCGGATTTTGTGATCCAGGTGAAAGATGGGCTGGTTATTCCAATGCTTAACAGTAAAAATGCACCGACTTTAAGAGTTTCTGAAGAATATAAAGATATTCTGACCACTTATTCTCACGATAAAAACTCTTCTGAACATAAACAGGCGGCATTGTTTATCAAGCAGAAATTAGATGCGGCAAAATGGTATATAGATGCCATTAACCAACGTCAGAATACCTTACTGCAAACAATTACAGCTATTGTGAAATTCCAGAAGGATTATTTTATCACAGGTGACGAAAAATCTCTGAAACCTATGATCCTGAAAGATGTTGCAGATATTACAGGCTTTGATATTTCTACCATTTCAAGGGTAGTAAAAAGTAAATATGCCGATACATCCAACGGAATTGTTTATCTGAAAGATCTTTTCTCCGACAGTCTGACTAATGATGATGGTGAAGAAGTCTCTACTAAAGAGATCAAAACCCATCTTCAGGAAGTGATCGGGAAGGAGAACAAAAGAAAACCTCTTACAGATGATGCACTGGTAGTGATCCTGAAAGAACAGGGATATAATATTGCCAGGAGAACGATCGCTAAGTATCGTGAACAGCTTAATATTCCGGTTGCGAGATTAAGAAAAGAACTTTAA
- a CDS encoding polyphosphate kinase 2 family protein: MDTNFSDDFLVKGKFSIKKASTEYKGKLTKEEGGQLLIEEKEKLRELQEKLYADGSKSLLVILQAMDAAGKDSLIEHVFGGVNPQGCNVTSFKTPSSKEYSHDFLWRHYLALPQKGMIGIFNRSHYESVLVCKVHPEYNLSEKTWSSVKDFDNKFWENRYESIRNFEHHLSQNGTTVVKIFLNVSKDEQKKRLLDRINEQEKNWKFSAADLPERALFPQYMEAYETAINETSKDHAPWYVLPADNKWFARVAAIQIIIDTLEKMDLKYPQLGDKEKAGLEEAKKTLESE, encoded by the coding sequence ATGGACACCAATTTCTCAGATGACTTCCTGGTAAAAGGAAAATTTTCAATCAAAAAAGCTTCAACAGAATATAAAGGAAAGCTGACTAAAGAAGAAGGAGGACAATTATTAATAGAGGAAAAAGAAAAGCTCCGTGAGCTGCAGGAAAAACTCTATGCTGACGGAAGCAAGTCGCTGCTTGTAATTCTTCAGGCAATGGATGCTGCCGGAAAAGACAGCCTGATAGAACATGTTTTTGGTGGTGTGAATCCACAGGGATGCAATGTGACCAGTTTTAAAACTCCAAGTTCGAAAGAATATTCCCACGATTTTCTGTGGAGACATTATCTGGCTCTTCCGCAGAAAGGAATGATTGGTATCTTCAACAGATCGCATTATGAAAGTGTTCTTGTATGCAAGGTACACCCTGAATATAACCTCAGCGAAAAGACATGGTCTTCTGTCAAGGATTTCGACAATAAATTCTGGGAAAACAGATACGAAAGCATCCGGAACTTTGAACACCATCTTTCTCAGAACGGAACCACTGTGGTAAAAATATTTTTAAATGTCTCTAAGGACGAACAAAAGAAAAGATTACTGGACAGAATTAACGAACAGGAAAAAAACTGGAAATTTTCTGCCGCTGATCTTCCGGAAAGAGCTTTGTTTCCTCAATATATGGAGGCCTATGAAACAGCGATCAATGAAACGTCAAAAGACCACGCTCCCTGGTATGTACTTCCCGCAGATAATAAATGGTTTGCCAGAGTAGCTGCTATACAGATCATTATTGACACCCTGGAAAAGATGGATCTTAAGTATCCTCAACTGGGTGATAAGGAAAAAGCAGGACTGGAAGAAGCTAAAAAAACACTTGAGAGTGAATAA
- a CDS encoding DUF4241 domain-containing protein — MTHLENIKKLFSKNFVESPLLESFEVGKLYLSSGKLVACDPLITNDMLPFSTEFPKGNFSVLLHKERESNCVAYAEVIFSNEEVSEWKMAVTAGQEVKDLGEEEIFGYPVESGMGCLMDVDTQTSLNDLEKRLYHSKGVDFMGIYEEFFHDYFFDEKGAIDQYAFLKPADEHPGTIFAFETGYGEGFYASYIAYDKDHKPVKIITEFIEIS, encoded by the coding sequence ATGACACATCTAGAAAATATAAAAAAACTATTCTCAAAAAACTTCGTGGAAAGCCCGTTATTAGAGAGCTTTGAAGTTGGGAAACTCTATCTTTCAAGTGGAAAGCTTGTTGCCTGTGACCCTTTGATCACCAATGATATGCTTCCGTTTTCTACAGAATTTCCAAAAGGGAATTTTTCTGTTTTACTTCATAAAGAAAGAGAAAGCAACTGTGTCGCTTATGCAGAAGTTATTTTCAGCAATGAAGAGGTTTCAGAATGGAAAATGGCTGTTACTGCAGGACAGGAAGTTAAAGACCTTGGTGAAGAAGAAATCTTCGGTTATCCCGTAGAAAGCGGAATGGGATGCCTGATGGATGTTGATACCCAAACCAGTCTTAACGATCTTGAAAAGAGACTGTATCACAGTAAAGGTGTAGATTTCATGGGTATTTATGAGGAATTTTTCCATGATTATTTCTTTGATGAAAAAGGAGCCATAGATCAATATGCATTTTTGAAACCAGCTGATGAACATCCCGGTACTATTTTCGCCTTTGAAACAGGATATGGTGAAGGTTTTTATGCCAGCTATATAGCTTATGATAAAGATCACAAACCGGTGAAGATAATTACCGAATTTATTGAGATAAGTTAA